A portion of the Edaphobacter lichenicola genome contains these proteins:
- a CDS encoding ATP-binding protein has translation MARAPRFSPSRIGIDYAQISLAYLPPKPWQTRSAVAAALVLLLGFTVSIPFAARPLPRVNGFIPAFDAIVSVTDLITASLLLAHFSITRSRALWALGCGYLFSAAIVVAHGLTFPGAVSPTGNLFGSSHTNFRVYLLWHLGLPVALFAYLWFRERDGTKAGAHTPIEIVATVGVTGVFAVVSCIAWLALVPPVDPVAGRWLTAITMSICFVALCVLWVFQRSALDQWLMVVVLAMIVELAITGLVGGLGPRPTATYGFYAGRAFSLVTSTVVLIALLGETTRLYTGVARAHMLTNAVNASRALSSEIELPKLIERLMTIAMENSGAERGLLILRTGDDYLGRAEARATGDQVEVALREESFTAVAGPESLVRAVIGARERVILNDASKPNPFSGDDYLRDRHSKSILCLPLIKQNELTGVLLLEDARTSHAFTPTSVGLLELLAGQAAISLLNAALYTDLQLQVGLLQHLPVSAWTLKPDGTPDFVNQVWLDFTGQTLEFVRSHPEAWMSAVHPDDREIAAKSFWEGVHSGQGFAMETRSLRACDGTYRWLLQQAVVLRDSGGKVLKFVGTTTDIDNQKRTEEALRQAQSDLARINRVTTMGELAASLAHEISQPISGAITNTNVCLRELGHDETDVDKVRATVTRIGRDVQRAAEIIRRIRSQFERSVPDREVLDINEITRETIALLRDEAVRYSISVGTELAAGLPKIIGDRVQLQQVAMNLIVNSIEAMKSVDGAREMVIKSQLVENEQILISVSDTGTGFPTELAEQIFDPFFTTKFHGTGMGLRISRSIIEAHGGRMWAVGSPGAGATFHFSLPL, from the coding sequence GTGGCACGAGCTCCTCGGTTCAGCCCCAGCAGAATAGGCATCGATTATGCTCAGATTTCACTTGCTTATCTGCCCCCGAAACCCTGGCAGACACGGTCTGCGGTCGCTGCGGCGTTGGTTTTGCTTCTCGGGTTTACAGTTTCAATTCCATTCGCCGCCAGACCGCTGCCGAGAGTCAATGGCTTCATTCCAGCATTTGATGCGATTGTTTCTGTCACCGACCTCATCACGGCTAGCCTTCTTCTGGCGCACTTCTCGATTACACGTTCGAGAGCGCTTTGGGCGCTGGGGTGCGGATACTTGTTTTCGGCAGCGATTGTCGTCGCCCATGGGCTGACGTTCCCGGGCGCTGTTTCGCCGACAGGAAATCTCTTTGGAAGCAGCCACACCAACTTCAGAGTCTACCTACTGTGGCATCTTGGGCTACCCGTGGCCCTGTTCGCCTACCTGTGGTTCAGGGAACGCGACGGCACGAAGGCAGGGGCGCATACTCCGATTGAGATCGTGGCTACCGTTGGGGTCACGGGGGTATTTGCCGTGGTGAGTTGCATCGCGTGGCTCGCCCTGGTGCCGCCGGTGGATCCGGTAGCAGGAAGGTGGCTCACCGCGATCACGATGTCGATATGCTTTGTCGCGCTTTGCGTGTTGTGGGTCTTTCAGCGCTCCGCACTTGATCAATGGCTCATGGTCGTCGTGCTTGCAATGATTGTCGAACTGGCGATTACAGGGTTAGTCGGCGGACTTGGTCCGCGCCCCACCGCTACCTACGGTTTTTATGCCGGCCGCGCTTTTTCGCTCGTCACCTCAACCGTTGTTCTGATAGCTCTGCTCGGAGAGACAACCAGACTCTACACTGGTGTTGCCCGCGCCCATATGCTGACCAACGCCGTCAACGCCTCTCGGGCGCTGTCGAGCGAAATCGAGCTGCCGAAGCTGATCGAGCGGCTCATGACGATTGCAATGGAGAACTCGGGTGCGGAGCGTGGACTCCTAATACTCCGGACAGGCGATGACTATCTCGGACGGGCCGAGGCGCGAGCGACCGGTGATCAGGTCGAAGTCGCATTGCGCGAGGAGTCGTTCACCGCAGTCGCAGGTCCTGAATCGCTCGTCCGTGCTGTCATCGGGGCGCGGGAACGTGTCATTCTGAATGATGCGTCCAAACCTAACCCGTTTTCCGGTGACGATTACCTGCGTGACCGGCATTCGAAATCGATTCTTTGCCTTCCGCTGATCAAACAAAACGAATTGACCGGAGTCCTTCTTCTCGAGGATGCGCGGACTTCACACGCCTTTACACCAACCAGCGTTGGGCTGCTAGAGTTGCTAGCGGGACAAGCAGCAATTTCATTGCTGAATGCCGCCCTCTATACCGATTTGCAGCTCCAGGTTGGTCTGCTGCAACATCTTCCCGTATCTGCCTGGACCCTCAAACCTGATGGCACACCGGATTTCGTAAATCAAGTTTGGCTCGACTTCACCGGTCAGACCCTTGAGTTCGTTCGGTCGCATCCCGAGGCTTGGATGAGCGCCGTTCACCCTGATGATCGGGAGATAGCTGCTAAGAGCTTCTGGGAAGGCGTGCATTCGGGGCAGGGTTTCGCGATGGAGACTCGGTCTCTTCGTGCATGTGATGGAACTTATCGCTGGCTTCTGCAGCAAGCAGTGGTCTTGCGCGACTCTGGAGGAAAGGTCCTCAAATTCGTTGGTACGACCACAGACATCGATAACCAGAAGCGTACCGAAGAGGCCTTGCGCCAGGCGCAGAGCGACCTCGCACGGATCAATAGGGTGACTACCATGGGAGAGTTAGCGGCATCCCTGGCTCATGAAATCAGCCAGCCGATCAGCGGTGCTATCACCAACACCAATGTCTGCCTGCGGGAGCTTGGCCACGATGAAACTGACGTCGATAAAGTACGGGCGACGGTCACCAGAATCGGAAGAGATGTGCAACGTGCGGCTGAAATCATCAGAAGGATTCGCTCACAATTCGAGAGAAGCGTCCCTGATCGGGAGGTTCTTGACATAAACGAGATCACTCGAGAAACCATCGCCTTACTGCGTGACGAAGCAGTGAGATACAGCATATCGGTCGGGACGGAACTGGCAGCCGGTCTTCCTAAGATCATCGGCGACCGCGTGCAGTTGCAGCAAGTTGCGATGAATCTCATTGTTAACAGCATAGAAGCGATGAAGAGCGTTGATGGGGCACGAGAGATGGTTATCAAATCGCAGCTGGTTGAAAACGAGCAGATCCTCATTTCAGTTTCCGATACCGGCACAGGGTTTCCGACGGAGCTGGCCGAACAGATATTTGACCCGTTCTTTACAACGAAATTCCACGGTACCGGTATGGGACTTCGGATTAGCCGGTCTATTATTGAGGCACATGGTGGTCGCATGTGGGCGGTCGGCTCCCCGGGGGCCGGCGCAACCTTCCATTTCAGCCTGCCCTTATAG
- a CDS encoding oxidoreductase, whose protein sequence is MNPNHLVSIPGGWVQPSPQRTLSVEEIAVIVQDYGEAAKRAMDAGFDGVDLHAANGYLVDQFLQDGSNRRGDEYGGSLEIVRACCLRLCMC, encoded by the coding sequence ATGAATCCGAACCATCTCGTTTCAATTCCAGGAGGTTGGGTTCAGCCTTCTCCCCAACGTACCTTGAGCGTCGAAGAGATCGCTGTCATCGTTCAGGATTACGGTGAAGCGGCAAAACGTGCGATGGATGCGGGATTTGACGGTGTTGACCTTCACGCCGCCAACGGATACCTGGTGGATCAGTTTCTGCAAGACGGGAGCAACAGGCGGGGGGACGAATACGGCGGTTCCCTGGAAATCGTACGCGCCTGCTGTCTGAGATTGTGCATGTGCTGA
- a CDS encoding oxidoreductase: protein MTPGLYSDQQVKGWKEVVSAVNAKGGHMFAQLWHTGCSSHIAMTGGANPYLRASI, encoded by the coding sequence GTGACGCCGGGACTGTACTCCGACCAACAAGTCAAAGGCTGGAAAGAAGTTGTGTCCGCGGTAAACGCTAAGGGCGGCCATATGTTTGCGCAGCTTTGGCATACTGGGTGCTCTTCCCATATTGCAATGACTGGTGGTGCAAACCCGTATCTGCGTGCGTCGATTTAA
- a CDS encoding Fic family protein: MRWNWQQADWPDFRWEERSFAKAEAAFLRGTGVLIGSAKHLDENAQQQLLVDAMSVEALTTSEIEGEMLNRASVQSSIQRQLGFLSDRRKVQPAEQGISELMVDLYRGVDESLTEDRLFSWHRMVVSERGDLRDVGRYRTSDEPMQVVSGASYSPRVHFEAPPSPRVPQEMGAFLEWFNGTAPGTSSALPALTRGGIAHLYFESIHPFEDGNGRIGRAVAEKALVQGFGQPVIVALARSILAHHADYYRALEKANKTNEVTEWLRWFAATALEAQYRTFAQIDFVIHKAKLLDAVKGRINARQEKVLLRMLREGPEGFEGGMSARKYSAIAETAPATTTRDLAGLVEVGALIRSGEVKHTRYTLNLPASNIPEISINEDGRLSFSNQ; this comes from the coding sequence ATGCGCTGGAATTGGCAACAGGCCGACTGGCCCGATTTCCGTTGGGAAGAGAGGTCCTTCGCGAAAGCCGAAGCCGCATTCTTGCGGGGCACGGGAGTCCTCATTGGATCAGCAAAACATCTAGATGAGAACGCTCAGCAGCAACTGCTCGTGGATGCGATGAGTGTTGAAGCCTTGACCACCTCAGAAATCGAGGGTGAGATGTTGAATCGCGCCAGCGTCCAATCTTCCATACAGCGGCAACTGGGTTTTCTCTCCGACCGTCGCAAGGTCCAGCCGGCTGAACAGGGTATTTCGGAACTAATGGTCGACCTCTACCGAGGCGTTGATGAATCACTGACCGAAGATCGGTTGTTTTCTTGGCATCGTATGGTCGTCTCGGAAAGAGGTGACCTTCGAGATGTTGGCCGTTACCGAACCAGCGATGAACCGATGCAAGTGGTATCGGGGGCTAGCTACTCTCCAAGAGTCCACTTCGAGGCTCCGCCTTCGCCTCGCGTGCCGCAGGAGATGGGAGCGTTCCTGGAGTGGTTCAATGGCACTGCGCCCGGAACCTCATCTGCGTTGCCGGCACTGACGCGAGGAGGCATCGCACACCTCTACTTCGAGTCGATCCATCCGTTCGAGGACGGAAATGGTCGTATCGGACGCGCTGTTGCTGAAAAGGCGCTCGTCCAGGGATTCGGACAGCCTGTCATCGTCGCCTTGGCACGATCGATCCTCGCGCACCATGCGGATTACTACCGGGCTCTGGAGAAAGCAAACAAGACGAACGAAGTTACGGAGTGGCTCCGCTGGTTTGCCGCCACAGCCCTCGAAGCCCAGTATCGAACATTCGCTCAGATCGACTTCGTCATTCACAAAGCTAAATTGCTGGACGCTGTGAAGGGACGTATCAACGCTAGACAGGAGAAGGTATTGTTACGGATGCTTCGAGAAGGGCCGGAGGGGTTCGAGGGAGGCATGAGTGCCAGGAAGTACAGCGCCATCGCGGAGACGGCTCCAGCCACCACGACTCGTGATCTCGCAGGTCTGGTGGAGGTGGGGGCCCTCATCCGTTCAGGAGAAGTGAAGCACACACGGTACACGCTGAATTTGCCGGCTTCCAATATCCCAGAGATTTCGATCAACGAAGACGGTAGACTATCCTTCTCGAATCAATGA
- a CDS encoding helix-turn-helix transcriptional regulator: MRLKMSQEALAAKSGYERAFISLIELGKTNPSLRSIFDICASVDMKPSVFLRQVEQLSGFALPDKIR; the protein is encoded by the coding sequence ATGCGACTGAAGATGAGTCAGGAAGCCTTGGCAGCGAAGTCTGGTTATGAGCGCGCCTTCATCAGCCTCATAGAGTTGGGGAAGACCAATCCGTCCCTACGAAGCATCTTTGATATCTGCGCTTCGGTCGATATGAAGCCCTCAGTCTTCTTGCGACAGGTTGAGCAACTATCTGGTTTCGCACTGCCGGACAAGATCCGCTAG
- a CDS encoding LysR family transcriptional regulator, with product MSDFIELKQKQAAVILAESQSYEMAARRLGISVSELETEIESLESKLCLFIFQRNKDLALLTEDGGYLIGLFREALSRHEGI from the coding sequence GTGTCCGACTTCATTGAACTCAAGCAAAAACAAGCTGCAGTGATACTCGCCGAGTCGCAGAGCTACGAGATGGCCGCGCGCCGTCTAGGAATCTCAGTCTCCGAATTGGAGACCGAAATCGAATCCCTGGAATCGAAACTTTGTTTATTCATCTTCCAGCGGAACAAGGACCTCGCTTTGTTGACGGAAGATGGCGGTTACTTGATCGGACTATTCCGCGAGGCGCTATCGCGCCACGAGGGAATCTGA
- a CDS encoding VOC family protein: protein MGTPLLAIEVISLPVSDVDRALRFYVDQVGFTLDVDYSPNEAFRVVQLTPPGSKCSIQIGHGLTDADPGSLRNVYLVVTNIEEARNRLLERGVEVGAIRHKTPVGAWDGSFKAGLDPSRADYASFADFSDPDGNRWVIQERGHQSV from the coding sequence GTGGGAACACCGTTGCTTGCAATTGAGGTCATATCGTTACCTGTGAGCGATGTTGACCGAGCGCTGCGATTCTATGTCGATCAGGTTGGTTTTACGCTCGATGTGGATTATTCGCCGAACGAAGCATTCCGCGTCGTACAGCTCACTCCCCCAGGATCCAAATGCTCAATTCAGATCGGTCACGGGCTGACCGATGCGGATCCTGGTTCTCTTCGGAATGTCTATCTTGTTGTGACAAATATTGAAGAAGCGCGGAACCGGTTGCTTGAGCGTGGGGTAGAAGTCGGAGCGATCCGTCATAAGACGCCTGTAGGGGCGTGGGACGGAAGCTTCAAAGCCGGACTCGATCCTTCGCGCGCAGATTACGCCAGCTTCGCAGACTTTTCCGATCCGGACGGCAACCGCTGGGTAATACAGGAACGCGGCCACCAGAGTGTCTGA
- a CDS encoding MOSC and FAD-binding oxidoreductase domain-containing protein, with the protein MARLVSVNVGRPRDIEWNGRTVHTAVWKDPVQGRCRVSRLNIEGDGQGDLAGHGGEQRAVFVYQLESYAYWQTELGRSDFVHGQFGENFTVEGLPDHDVCIGDRYQIGSAVFEITQPRVTCYRVGIRMNEPRMPALLTSSGRPGFYFRVLAEGEVGAGDEIVKIGEAKERMTVSEINALLYSPDHSRARLERALHIEALSQGWRASFEALLRSQTSGNAGLVPQAAAHPVKPGFSQLQVTAVEEESADVLSFTMKSLDGRALQMALPGQYIVLRIPRPDGEPPLFRSYSLSGPLSAEQYRISVKIEPQGAAGTWLRDHVRIGNSLSVSSPRGSFVLNTEGRPVVLLSAGIGATPVLAMLHALASAGSNRRVMWVHGARDRQHHPFSAEVRRLVAALPHGRSYVCYSRPDPRDEIGKDFEAAGHISRSLLADIGVPRDADVYLCGPNRFMAEMKAELSSLGVDSGRIYIEMFNGGESMTPGVVSVARQTPHRPKDEAKVGPIVSFARSGIAVHWNGSTYQSILELAEACDVPVRWSCRAGVCHNCESGLISGEITYQPAPLEGPAEGNLLVCCSQPVRDVVVDL; encoded by the coding sequence ATGGCTCGGCTTGTATCGGTAAACGTTGGACGTCCGCGCGACATCGAGTGGAACGGCCGCACTGTGCACACGGCTGTCTGGAAGGACCCAGTACAGGGGCGCTGTCGGGTTAGCCGCCTAAACATCGAAGGAGATGGCCAGGGTGACCTCGCCGGGCACGGTGGTGAACAGCGGGCCGTCTTTGTTTATCAGCTCGAGTCGTACGCATATTGGCAAACAGAATTGGGGCGCTCTGATTTCGTTCACGGACAATTTGGTGAGAACTTCACGGTCGAAGGATTACCCGACCACGACGTGTGCATTGGAGACCGTTACCAAATCGGCAGCGCGGTTTTCGAAATCACCCAACCTCGGGTGACGTGTTATCGAGTAGGCATTCGGATGAATGAGCCACGAATGCCGGCGCTGCTGACCTCTAGCGGACGGCCTGGGTTCTATTTTCGCGTTCTGGCGGAGGGTGAGGTAGGTGCAGGGGATGAGATTGTGAAGATCGGAGAGGCCAAGGAGCGCATGACAGTCTCTGAGATCAACGCTCTTCTCTATTCTCCCGATCATTCCCGCGCGCGACTGGAGCGGGCTTTACATATCGAGGCGCTCTCCCAAGGATGGCGTGCCTCGTTTGAGGCTCTTCTTAGGAGTCAAACAAGCGGTAATGCGGGATTGGTGCCACAGGCCGCCGCTCATCCGGTGAAACCAGGGTTTAGCCAACTTCAGGTGACTGCGGTCGAGGAAGAGTCCGCCGATGTTCTTTCCTTCACTATGAAGAGCCTGGACGGGCGAGCGCTGCAGATGGCGTTGCCCGGTCAGTACATCGTGTTGCGGATTCCAAGGCCCGATGGGGAACCACCACTCTTTCGCAGTTATTCGCTGTCAGGACCGCTGTCGGCGGAGCAATATCGGATCAGTGTGAAGATCGAACCACAGGGCGCGGCTGGAACTTGGCTGCGTGATCACGTTCGTATCGGTAATTCGCTTAGCGTCAGTTCGCCTCGCGGAAGCTTCGTCCTGAACACTGAGGGACGGCCTGTTGTTCTACTCAGCGCAGGTATCGGCGCCACACCCGTTCTTGCAATGCTGCATGCGCTCGCTTCAGCCGGCTCGAATCGTCGGGTTATGTGGGTGCATGGAGCCCGAGACCGACAGCATCATCCGTTCTCTGCTGAAGTCCGTCGTTTAGTGGCCGCTCTGCCGCATGGCCGCAGCTATGTCTGTTATAGCCGACCAGATCCGCGCGATGAGATCGGTAAGGATTTCGAGGCTGCCGGTCATATCTCCCGATCCCTCTTGGCCGATATCGGAGTTCCACGCGACGCCGATGTCTATCTCTGTGGGCCAAATCGCTTCATGGCGGAGATGAAAGCGGAGCTCTCAAGTTTGGGCGTTGATTCCGGGCGAATCTATATCGAAATGTTCAACGGCGGCGAATCAATGACTCCCGGTGTCGTCAGCGTAGCGAGGCAAACTCCACATCGTCCAAAGGACGAAGCAAAAGTTGGACCGATCGTCTCCTTCGCCCGCAGCGGCATCGCCGTGCATTGGAATGGTTCGACCTACCAGAGCATCTTGGAATTAGCCGAGGCATGCGATGTGCCAGTTCGTTGGTCGTGTCGAGCCGGTGTCTGTCACAACTGCGAAAGTGGCTTGATTTCTGGAGAGATAACCTACCAACCGGCGCCGCTCGAGGGGCCAGCTGAGGGCAACCTTCTCGTTTGCTGCTCACAACCCGTTCGCGATGTGGTGGTCGATTTGTGA
- a CDS encoding DUF427 domain-containing protein: protein MGLSWQQGPLSPGAIGRFLVAEPLPQRLLYAEPLRRRMRVRFGETWIAESEKVVLLFEPGHYPMAYFPEDDIAPSTLERMEHTTRHRDLGPTSWYTVRAGGKSAPRGAWQHIDLPPYASELKGHIAFAWPAMDAFYEEDERIVGHAADNYHRIDIRQSSRQLIVRHRDQIIAQTKRPLVLYESGFAPRWYITREDINGAALTPVQHRTFCPYKGLCSYYDIGDARLAAWSYPEAYPEVRRISNCVSFEPDMVSVELEGAQLHLEPGQNVIPHGPDRDLDVPVAAEGQP from the coding sequence ATGGGACTTTCCTGGCAACAAGGCCCGCTTTCTCCGGGCGCGATTGGTCGGTTTTTGGTAGCTGAACCGCTCCCTCAACGATTGTTATATGCCGAACCTTTGAGGCGGCGCATGAGGGTTCGTTTCGGGGAAACTTGGATCGCCGAAAGTGAGAAAGTCGTGTTGCTTTTCGAACCCGGCCATTACCCCATGGCCTACTTCCCTGAGGATGACATAGCTCCCTCCACTCTGGAGCGCATGGAGCACACCACTCGTCATCGCGACCTTGGACCAACCAGCTGGTATACCGTGCGAGCGGGTGGTAAGAGTGCGCCGCGTGGCGCGTGGCAGCACATTGACTTGCCACCGTATGCTAGCGAGTTGAAAGGGCACATCGCCTTTGCTTGGCCCGCTATGGACGCTTTCTACGAGGAAGACGAGCGTATCGTTGGCCATGCCGCGGATAATTATCACCGTATTGATATCCGACAGTCATCACGCCAGTTGATCGTGCGCCATCGTGACCAGATCATCGCCCAAACAAAGCGACCCTTAGTCCTCTATGAGTCCGGCTTCGCGCCGCGTTGGTACATTACTCGCGAAGACATCAATGGGGCGGCCTTGACGCCTGTTCAGCACCGGACCTTTTGTCCATACAAAGGTCTGTGCAGTTACTATGACATCGGCGATGCTCGGCTGGCGGCGTGGTCATACCCTGAGGCCTACCCAGAAGTTCGCCGCATTTCAAACTGCGTGTCGTTCGAGCCAGATATGGTCTCCGTCGAACTTGAAGGTGCGCAGCTCCATCTTGAGCCAGGACAGAATGTCATTCCACACGGCCCCGATCGCGACCTTGACGTTCCGGTGGCGGCCGAAGGTCAGCCGTAG
- a CDS encoding alpha/beta fold hydrolase, whose product MITYHQVQVGNLKIFYREAGKKDAPVIVLLHGFPTSSFMFRNLIPLLAETNYVIAPDYPGFGFSDAPSVDEFEYTFDHLAKVMEEFLFKTLGLTKFSIYVQDYGAPIGYRIAAANPNTIEKIVVQNGNAYVVGIGGAFDPMKPFWANRNAETEAPVRGLLTLETTKFQYLHGAKDPSKISPDTYTFDQALLDRPGNDEIQLNLLHNYQSNPPKYEGWHEFLRKYQPPMLIVWGKNDPFFTVAGAEAYLQDLPKAELHLLDTGHFALEEELEFIADKMKSFLA is encoded by the coding sequence ATGATTACGTATCATCAAGTCCAAGTAGGCAATCTGAAGATCTTTTACCGAGAAGCTGGAAAGAAGGACGCTCCCGTCATCGTCCTTCTCCACGGATTTCCGACCTCTTCATTCATGTTCCGAAACCTGATACCTCTTCTCGCTGAAACCAACTACGTCATTGCGCCGGACTACCCAGGGTTCGGTTTTAGTGACGCTCCTTCGGTCGATGAATTCGAGTACACCTTTGATCACCTGGCGAAGGTCATGGAGGAGTTTCTCTTCAAGACCCTTGGCTTAACGAAATTCAGCATTTATGTACAAGACTATGGCGCTCCGATTGGCTACCGCATTGCCGCAGCGAATCCGAACACGATTGAGAAAATTGTCGTGCAAAATGGCAACGCTTACGTCGTTGGCATAGGCGGAGCCTTCGACCCCATGAAGCCGTTTTGGGCAAACCGGAACGCGGAGACTGAAGCACCTGTCCGCGGCCTCCTAACCTTAGAAACCACGAAGTTCCAGTACCTGCATGGGGCGAAAGATCCGAGCAAAATTAGCCCGGATACCTACACTTTCGATCAAGCGCTGCTGGATCGACCGGGCAACGACGAGATTCAACTCAACCTCCTCCATAACTATCAATCGAACCCGCCCAAGTACGAAGGTTGGCATGAATTCCTTCGGAAGTACCAGCCTCCTATGCTGATTGTCTGGGGCAAGAACGACCCCTTCTTTACGGTGGCAGGCGCAGAAGCCTACCTTCAGGACCTGCCCAAGGCGGAGCTTCATCTGCTCGACACGGGACACTTCGCGCTAGAAGAAGAACTCGAATTTATAGCGGACAAGATGAAGAGCTTTCTTGCCTAA
- a CDS encoding TMEM175 family protein, with translation MANPRRTTPERMAAFSDGVFAVIITVMVLELKPPHQFTFRALAQLWPMLLSYAVSYLFIAIVWVNHHHLLRFAEEATPGLIWWNFVHLFLVSFLPFSTAWVSDSRFSPEPVCAYAVVFVLVDSAYCAFLHETLHQAKKAVMSPRELRAIRLRAFTTLGAFILAAVVALKFPFIGFAMIFAILLAFIRPSLIDE, from the coding sequence GTGGCAAACCCAAGGCGAACTACCCCGGAAAGAATGGCTGCGTTTTCGGATGGCGTCTTCGCTGTAATTATCACGGTCATGGTGCTTGAGTTGAAACCGCCCCACCAATTTACGTTTCGGGCTCTCGCTCAGCTCTGGCCGATGTTGCTAAGCTATGCCGTTAGTTATCTGTTCATCGCAATCGTTTGGGTCAATCATCATCATCTTCTACGCTTTGCCGAAGAAGCCACGCCGGGCCTGATTTGGTGGAACTTTGTGCATCTCTTCCTTGTATCTTTCCTCCCATTTTCCACCGCCTGGGTTTCCGATTCGAGGTTTTCCCCCGAGCCCGTCTGTGCCTACGCAGTTGTCTTCGTTCTGGTAGACAGTGCCTATTGCGCATTCCTGCATGAAACCTTGCATCAGGCCAAGAAAGCTGTGATGAGTCCGAGAGAACTGCGAGCGATTCGCCTCCGTGCGTTTACGACGCTCGGAGCATTTATTTTGGCAGCTGTTGTCGCCTTGAAGTTCCCCTTCATTGGGTTCGCGATGATCTTCGCTATTCTGCTGGCTTTCATTCGTCCGTCGTTGATTGATGAGTAG
- a CDS encoding alpha/beta fold hydrolase translates to MGFQKNATVVFVPGAWADGSSWGTVINGVAEAGLGVICAPIPLTTLSDDIAAVRRVVARIDGPVVLVAHAYGGSVIAGVDDEKVKGLVYITALAPDEGEATVEVFTREAPHPDAPKMAPDENGYVWMPHEAILKAFSPNAAPDEQVRLEAIQRPIHVACIMEKAPAPAWKKKPTWFLIAEKDHMILETTQRFMAERMKATIRTAHADHLPSLTMPKPVIDIVLEAATSTLAG, encoded by the coding sequence ATGGGATTTCAGAAGAATGCAACGGTAGTTTTTGTTCCCGGCGCTTGGGCCGATGGCTCTAGCTGGGGTACGGTCATCAACGGTGTCGCTGAAGCTGGGCTTGGTGTCATCTGTGCACCGATACCGCTCACGACACTGAGTGACGATATAGCAGCGGTTCGGAGGGTCGTCGCGAGAATTGACGGACCAGTCGTGTTGGTCGCACATGCCTATGGCGGTTCTGTGATCGCTGGCGTAGACGACGAGAAGGTGAAGGGTCTGGTATACATTACGGCCTTGGCCCCTGACGAGGGAGAGGCAACGGTAGAGGTTTTCACCCGGGAAGCTCCTCATCCAGACGCACCGAAGATGGCACCCGATGAAAATGGTTACGTGTGGATGCCCCATGAGGCAATTCTCAAGGCATTCTCTCCAAACGCAGCGCCAGACGAACAGGTGCGCTTAGAGGCGATCCAACGCCCAATTCACGTCGCCTGCATTATGGAGAAGGCCCCGGCGCCGGCCTGGAAGAAGAAGCCAACATGGTTCCTCATCGCTGAAAAAGATCACATGATTCTCGAAACGACGCAACGGTTCATGGCGGAGCGGATGAAAGCGACGATCAGGACTGCTCACGCTGATCACCTTCCTTCACTTACGATGCCCAAACCCGTGATCGACATCGTCCTTGAGGCCGCCACGTCCACACTGGCGGGGTAA